One Solanum lycopersicum chromosome 2, SLM_r2.1 genomic region harbors:
- the LOC104645675 gene encoding uncharacterized protein, whose product MSTKANKVSRIKKCMKAPIRILIKARDCYVRSLTNCSGRMGYGGAIGSCPAFTQISSSSRSFSANSSASSGGDDFRELIRISSRKNHVELENVRQISLDRKGMNVVPRTRYVAIGRIDEEEPCDFGNKKVQLNSRRLIHKLRPPSSINLMMIIKLFSPHLFIFFLSVLFSCISVFANNTQHSTIQILGYQSLKMSTNKGSKESRLTRCIKAPIRVLIKARDCYVHSLMDCSGKIGYGSVMGVPQISALPRSFSVNSSVSSSRDEDFRELVRIASRKSLVNKMETELLRQKSIASKNVDAVPRSRSVAIGRIDEDKPCDFGDDVKVNTDLFLRSRSCAVSSRKTGVF is encoded by the exons ATGAGCACAAAGGCCAACAAAGTAAGCAGAATTAAGAAGTGTATGAAAGCACCCAtcagaattctaattaaagccAGGGATTGCTACGTCCGGAGCCTGACGAATTGTTCAGGCAGAATGGGCTACGGAGGTGCCATTGGCTCATGTCCTGCCTTTACACAAATCTCCTCTTCCTCCAGAAGTTTCAGTGCTAATTCATCTGCGTCTAGTGGCGGTGATGATTTCAGGGAGCTGATTCGAATTTCTTCGAGAAAAAATCATGTGGAATTGGAGAACGTGAGGCAGATATCCCTCGATAGAAAAGGGATGAATGTTGTGCCTCGGACTCGTTACGTTGCCATTGGAAGAATTGATGAAGAAGAGCCTTGTgattttg GTAATAAAAAGGTTCAATTGAACTCTCGTCGCTTGATTCACAAATTACGACCACCATCATCTATTAACCTTATGATGAT CATTAAACTGTTTTCTCCCCActtgtttattttcttcttatcagtccttttttcttgcatatctgtaTTTGCCAATAATACTCAACATTCGACGATTCAAATTCTTGGATATCAAAGTTTGAAAATGAGTACAAACAAGGGAAGCAAAGAGAGTAGACTCACGAGGTGCATAAAAGCACCAATTAGAGTTTTAATTAAAGCAAGAGACTGTTACGTCCATAGCTTGATGGATTGTTCTGGAAAAATTGGGTATGGCAGTGTTATGGGTGTTCCACAAATCTCTGCTTTACCGAGAAGTTTCAGTGTCAATTCATCTGTATCTAGTAGCAGGGACGAAGATTTCAGGGAGCTGGTGCGAATTGCTTCCAGAAAAAGTCTGGTAAACAAAATGGAAACAGAGCTTCTGAGACAAAAATCAATTGCTAGTAAAAATGTTGATGCGGTGCCACGGAGTCGATCTGTTGCAATTGGAAGAATCGATGAAGATAAGCCATGTGATTTTGGTGACGATGTGAAAGTGAATACAGATTTGTTTCTGAGAAGTAGAAGCTGTGCTGTTTCTTCTAGAAAAACAGGGGTGTTCTGA
- the LOC101266579 gene encoding uncharacterized protein isoform X2 — protein sequence MKREEKRQKLHERLLRMLYPPPPSPPSQEENDDDEPFDILQQGDQIPGFLANMDELEEDRGSSSSGDQETNHGPDKLTRAQRKRIRRKKLKEASSRRQNIIGPLLPTEESDLEGVNVSTPDEEPQGVRQNANETDSCLKQNKQKQRRMAKRLVGGSSKSTGGGNKN from the exons atgaagagagaagagaaacgGCAAAAGCTCCATGAAAGGCTCCTTAGGATGCTCTATCCTCCCCCACCATCACCTCCTTCCCAA GAAGAAAACGATGACGACGAACCATTTGACATTCTCCAACAAGGCGATCAAATTCCAGGTTTTCTTGCTAACATGG ATGAACTGGAAGAGGATAGGGGTTCTTCCTCCTCTGGCGACCAAGAGACTAATCATGGTCCTGACAAGCTAACAAGGGCACAGAGGAAGAGGATTCGACGGAAGAAGCTTAAGGAAGCTTCCTCACGCCGCCAGAATATAATAGGGCCGTTGTTGCCTACTGAAGAGAGTGATCTAGAGGGTGTAAATGTGAGTACGCCAGATGAGGAGCCACAAGGTGTTCGACAAAATGCCAACGAGACAG ATTCTTGCCtgaaacaaaacaaacaaaaacaaagaagaatggCTAAACGGTTGGTTGGTGGTAGCTCAAAGTCAACTGGGGGTGGCAACAAGAATTGA
- the LOC101266579 gene encoding uncharacterized protein isoform X1 codes for MKREEKRQKLHERLLRMLYPPPPSPPSQEENDDDEPFDILQQGDQIPGFLANMDELEEDRGSSSSGDQETNHGPDKLTRAQRKRIRRKKLKEASSRRQNIIGPLLPTEESDLEGVNVSTPDEEPQGVRQNANETDDADSCLKQNKQKQRRMAKRLVGGSSKSTGGGNKN; via the exons atgaagagagaagagaaacgGCAAAAGCTCCATGAAAGGCTCCTTAGGATGCTCTATCCTCCCCCACCATCACCTCCTTCCCAA GAAGAAAACGATGACGACGAACCATTTGACATTCTCCAACAAGGCGATCAAATTCCAGGTTTTCTTGCTAACATGG ATGAACTGGAAGAGGATAGGGGTTCTTCCTCCTCTGGCGACCAAGAGACTAATCATGGTCCTGACAAGCTAACAAGGGCACAGAGGAAGAGGATTCGACGGAAGAAGCTTAAGGAAGCTTCCTCACGCCGCCAGAATATAATAGGGCCGTTGTTGCCTACTGAAGAGAGTGATCTAGAGGGTGTAAATGTGAGTACGCCAGATGAGGAGCCACAAGGTGTTCGACAAAATGCCAACGAGACAG ATGATGCAGATTCTTGCCtgaaacaaaacaaacaaaaacaaagaagaatggCTAAACGGTTGGTTGGTGGTAGCTCAAAGTCAACTGGGGGTGGCAACAAGAATTGA
- the LOC101266579 gene encoding uncharacterized protein isoform X3 yields MKREEKRQKLHERLLRMLYPPPPSPPSQEENDDDEPFDILQQGDQIPDELEEDRGSSSSGDQETNHGPDKLTRAQRKRIRRKKLKEASSRRQNIIGPLLPTEESDLEGVNVSTPDEEPQGVRQNANETDDADSCLKQNKQKQRRMAKRLVGGSSKSTGGGNKN; encoded by the exons atgaagagagaagagaaacgGCAAAAGCTCCATGAAAGGCTCCTTAGGATGCTCTATCCTCCCCCACCATCACCTCCTTCCCAA GAAGAAAACGATGACGACGAACCATTTGACATTCTCCAACAAGGCGATCAAATTCCAG ATGAACTGGAAGAGGATAGGGGTTCTTCCTCCTCTGGCGACCAAGAGACTAATCATGGTCCTGACAAGCTAACAAGGGCACAGAGGAAGAGGATTCGACGGAAGAAGCTTAAGGAAGCTTCCTCACGCCGCCAGAATATAATAGGGCCGTTGTTGCCTACTGAAGAGAGTGATCTAGAGGGTGTAAATGTGAGTACGCCAGATGAGGAGCCACAAGGTGTTCGACAAAATGCCAACGAGACAG ATGATGCAGATTCTTGCCtgaaacaaaacaaacaaaaacaaagaagaatggCTAAACGGTTGGTTGGTGGTAGCTCAAAGTCAACTGGGGGTGGCAACAAGAATTGA
- the LOC101266579 gene encoding uncharacterized protein isoform X4, giving the protein MKREEKRQKLHERLLRMLYPPPPSPPSQEENDDDEPFDILQQGDQIPDELEEDRGSSSSGDQETNHGPDKLTRAQRKRIRRKKLKEASSRRQNIIGPLLPTEESDLEGVNVSTPDEEPQGVRQNANETDSCLKQNKQKQRRMAKRLVGGSSKSTGGGNKN; this is encoded by the exons atgaagagagaagagaaacgGCAAAAGCTCCATGAAAGGCTCCTTAGGATGCTCTATCCTCCCCCACCATCACCTCCTTCCCAA GAAGAAAACGATGACGACGAACCATTTGACATTCTCCAACAAGGCGATCAAATTCCAG ATGAACTGGAAGAGGATAGGGGTTCTTCCTCCTCTGGCGACCAAGAGACTAATCATGGTCCTGACAAGCTAACAAGGGCACAGAGGAAGAGGATTCGACGGAAGAAGCTTAAGGAAGCTTCCTCACGCCGCCAGAATATAATAGGGCCGTTGTTGCCTACTGAAGAGAGTGATCTAGAGGGTGTAAATGTGAGTACGCCAGATGAGGAGCCACAAGGTGTTCGACAAAATGCCAACGAGACAG ATTCTTGCCtgaaacaaaacaaacaaaaacaaagaagaatggCTAAACGGTTGGTTGGTGGTAGCTCAAAGTCAACTGGGGGTGGCAACAAGAATTGA
- the LOC101266283 gene encoding glycosyltransferase 6-like has product MAHNVFRAKQQSSSPRDKSLFAAVIVAVLLVCAIWSFTDPLPNLSGLLYNQNISSPEYCPPGREAVDRSSDPPEKTFYNDPELSYTIDKPIKNWDEKRVQWLQLHPSFAAGRVNRVLLLSGSQPTPCKNPRGDHLLLRFFKNKVDYCRIHGYDIFYGNTFFHPKMRSYWAKIPLVRAAMLAHPESEWILWVDSDAIFTDMDFKIPLHKYNDYNFIVHGWPDLIFKKKSWVAINAGIFLIRNCQWSMDFLDVWANMGPKSPEYKQWGKILRTTFKDKTFPESDDQSALSYLILKGEQKWRSKIHAITDYSLHGYWLGIVNRFENITANYMKIERDVPKLRRRHAEAVSHSYAAAWEPLLAEGADEKGGWRRPFITHFTGCQPCSGDHATEYVGDSCWVGMERALNFADNQVLRNFGFMHDDIKSNSPVSPLNFDFPAEDSEEFV; this is encoded by the coding sequence ATGGCCCATAACGTGTTTCGGGCCAAACAGCAATCGTCTTCTCCGAGAGACAAATCTCTGTTCGCGGCCGTCATAGTTGCGGTTCTACTTGTCTGTGCTATTTGGTCATTTACTGATCCTTTGCCTAATTTATCAGGTTTATTATACAATCAGAATATTAGTTCACCCGAATATTGCCCACCGGGACGGGAAGCTGTTGACCGGAGTTCCGACCCGCCGGAGAAAACATTCTACAATGACCCGGAACTCAGTTACACTATTGACAAACCAATAAAAAATTGGGACGAAAAGAGAGTTCAGTGGCTGCAGCTTCATCCTTCGTTCGCCGCCGGAAGAGTTAACCGTGTGCTCCTCCTCTCAGGATCACAGCCCACACCATGCAAAAACCCTAGAGGTGATCATTTACTGTTAaggttttttaaaaacaaagttGACTACTGTAGAATCCATGGCTACGATATTTTCTACGGAAACACGTTTTTTCACCCTAAAATGCGTTCTTATTGGGCGAAAATACCGCTTGTTCGGGCCGCCATGCTGGCTCATCCTGAATCCGAGTGGATTCTATGGGTTGACTCAGATGCAATCTTCACTGACATGGATTTCAAAATTCCATTACACAAATATAATGACTACAACTTCATCGTCCACGGCTGGCctgatttgatttttaagaaGAAAAGCTGGGTCGCTATAAATGCTGGGATTTTTCTTATTCGAAACTGTCAATGGTCCATGGATTTCTTAGATGTTTGGGCTAATATGGGCCCGAAAAGCCCAGAATACAAGCAATGGGGCAAAATCTTACGAACAACTTTCAAGGACAAAACGTTCCCGGAGTCCGACGACCAATCCGCACTGAGCTATTTAATACTGAAAGGAGAACAAAAATGGCGGAGCAAAATTCACGCAATTACTGATTACTCTCTACACGGATACTGGCTAGGAATAGTAAACAGATTTGAAAACATAACAGCGAATTACATGAAGATAGAGAGAGATGTACCCAAGTTACGGAGGAGACACGCGGAGGCTGTGAGCCACAGCTACGCGGCCGCGTGGGAGCCCTTGTTGGCGGAGGGCGCTGACGAAAAGGGCGGATGGAGGCGGCCGTTTATCACGCACTTCACGGGGTGTCAGCCATGTAGTGGGGACCACGCGACGGAGTATGTGGGTGATTCATGTTGGGTGGGAATGGAACGAGCGTTGAACTTTGCGGATAATCAGGTGCTACGTAACTTTGGGTTCATGCATGATGACATCAAAAGTAATTCCCCTGTCTCTCCCTTAAATTTCGATTTTCCGGCTGAAGACAGTGAAGAATTCgtgtga
- the LOC101265691 gene encoding putative glycosyltransferase 7 gives MVTPQLPQTHTSYTSMAKQNCRSKISSIFSDGFLFAGASIVALLVIWAFWSFMSTSPNADPSFLTTSADQNSALKTQVDPVSLGFNLRYDPPDPTFYDDPDLSYTMEKPIKKWDEKRRQWLNLHPSFIPGAEERILMVSGSQSTPCKNPIGDHLLLRFFKNKVDYCRIHGYDIFYNNVLLQPKMWSFWAKMPAIKAAMIAHPETEWIWWVDSDAAFTDMDFKLPLDRYKDHNFVLHGWEKLLYEQQSWTSINAGVFLIRNCQWSMDLMETWAKMGPQSPEYDKWGEILHTTFKDKIFQESDDQSGLAYLLLKEKEKWGNKIYVEGGYYFEGYWVEIVGTYDNITDRYLAIEKSEGRLRRRHAERVSESYASVWEEHLKEAGYGRYSWRRPFITHFTGCQPCSGDHNQMYSGETCFDAMQKALNFADNQVLRKYGYMHKDLLDSSSVFPVPFNFPA, from the coding sequence ATGGTAACGCCTCAGTTGCCCCAAACTCATACATCTTACACATCCATGGCTAAGCAAAACTGTAGAAGTaaaatttcttctattttctctGATGGATTTCTCTTTGCTGGTGCAAGTATTGTGGCTTTGCTAGTAATATGGGCCTTTTGGTCCTTCATGAGCACTAGTCCAAATGCCGATCCCAGTTTTTTAACCACTTCCGCCGACCAAAACTCCGCCTTGAAAACTCAGGTAGACCCGGTTTCATTAGGCTTCAATTTACGGTACGACCCGCCCGACCCGACTTTCTATGACGACCCGGATTTGAGTTACACTATGGAGAAGCCGATTAAGAAGTGGGACGAGAAACGAAGGCAATGGctgaatttgcatccctctttcatcCCCGGAGCAGAGGAACGGATTCTGATGGTTTCCGGTTCACAGTCGACGCCGTGTAAGAACCCAATAGGCGACCATTTGCTGCTTAGATTCTTCAAGAACAAAGTAGACTACTGCCGAATCCACGGGTACGATATTTTTTACAACAACGTTTTACTTCAGCCTAAGATGTGGTCGTTTTGGGCGAAAATGCCGGCGATTAAAGCTGCCATGATAGCTCATCCTGAAACTGAGTGGATCTGGTGGGTCGATTCAGATGCTGCGTTCACCGACATGGACTTCAAACTTCCTTTGGATCGTTACAAAGACCATAATTTCGTACTTCATGGTTGGGAAAAGTTATTATACGAGCAACAAAGCTGGACAAGCATCAATGCCGGAGTTTTCTTGATTCGGAACTGTCAATGGTCCATGGACTTAATGGAAACTTGGGCGAAAATGGGGCCACAGTCACCGGAATACGACAAGTGGGGTGAAATCTTACATACAACTTTCAAAGACAAGATATTCCAGGAATCGGATGACCAATCCGGTCTAGCATATCTACTTttgaaggaaaaggaaaaatgggGTAACAAAATATACGTAGAAGGGGGATATTACTTCGAGGGGTATTGGGTGGAAATCGTGGGAACGTACGATAACATCACCGACAGGTATTTAGCAATAGAGAAAAGTGAAGGGAGGCTAAGAAGAAGACACGCAGAGAGGGTGAGTGAGAGTTATGCTAGTGTATGGGAAGAACACCTTAAGGAAGCTGGGTATGGGAGATACAGTTGGAGAAGGCCATTCATCACACATTTCACAGGGTGTCAGCCATGTAGTGGAGATCATAATCAGATGTATTCTGGTGAAACTTGTTTTGATGCTATGCAGAAAGCTTTGAATTTTGCTGATAATCAGGTGTTGAgaaagtatgggtatatgcataAGGATCTGCTTGATTCTTCCTCTGTTTTTCCTGTTCCTTTTAACTTTCCTGCCTAA